In Triticum aestivum cultivar Chinese Spring chromosome 5B, IWGSC CS RefSeq v2.1, whole genome shotgun sequence, the following proteins share a genomic window:
- the LOC123112857 gene encoding cysteine proteinase 1 — protein sequence MDHRLVAPLLVLLGLLLSPAPAAPAAGDEEPLIRQVVGAADPLDNDLELDSQFLGFVQRFGKTYRDAEEHAHRLSVFKANLRRARRHQMLDPSAEHGVTKFSDLTPAEFRRTFLGLKTTRRSFLREMAGSAHDAPVLPTDGLPEDFDWRDHGAVGPVKNQGSCGSCWSFSASGALEGANYLATGKMEVLSEQQLVDCDHECDPAEPDSCDAGCNGGLMTSAFSYLLKSGGLEREKDYPYTGKDGTCKFEKSKIAASVQNFSVVAVDEEQIAANLVKYGPLAIGINAAYMQTYIGGVSCPYICGRHLDHGVLLVGYGASGFAPSRFKEKPYWIIKNSWGENWGDKGYYKICRGSNVRNKCGVDSMVSTVSATHASKEE from the exons ATGGATCATCGCCTCGTGGCCCCTCTCCTCGTCCTcctgggcctcctcctctccccggCGCCGGCAGCGCCGGCCGCGGGGGACGAGGAGCCCCTGATCCGGCAGGTCGTCGGGGCCGCCGACCCCCTCGACAACGACCTGGAGCTCGACTCGCAGTTCCTCGGCTTCGTGCAGCGGTTCGGGAAGACCTACAGGGACGCGGAGGAGCACGCGCACCGGCTCTCCGTCTTCAAGGCCAACCTCCGCCGCGCGCGCCGGCACCAGATGCTCGACCCGTCCGCCGAGCACGGGGTCACCAAGTTCTCCGACCTCACCCCGGCCGAGTTCCGCCGGACCTTCCTGGGGCTCAAGACCACCCGGCGGTCGTTCCTGCGGGAGATGGCCGGGTCGGCGCACGACGCGCCCGTCCTCCCCACCGACGGCCTCCCCGAGGACTTCGACTGGAGGGACCACGGCGCCGTCGGCCCCGTCAAGAACCAG GGTTCGTGCGGGTCGTGCTGGTCGTTCAGCGCGTCCGGGGCGTTGGAGGGGGCCAACTACCTGGCCACGGGCAAGATGGAGGTGCTCTCCGAGCAGCAGCTGGTCGACTGCGACCATGAG TGCGACCCAGCAGAACCTGATTCATGCGATGCTGGATGCAACGGTGGGTTGATGACTTCAGCCTTCAGCTATCTGTTGAAATCTGGTGGCCTTGAGAGAGAAAAGGATTACCCTTACACTGGGAAGGACGGTACCTGCAAATTTGAGAAGTCCAAGATTGCTGCTTCAGTTCAAAACTTCAGCGTTGTCGCTGTTGATGAAGAACAGATTGCTGCTAACCTTGTGAAATATGGACCGCTGGCCA TCGGTATCAACGCCGCATACATGCAGACATACATCGGCGGCGTGTCATGCCCATACATCTGCGGCAGGCACCTCGACCACGGCGTCCTCCTCGTTGGCTACGGGGCGTCCGGGTTCGCACCTTCCCGCTTCAAGGAGAAGCCCTACTGGATCATCAAGAACTCATGGGGCGAGAACTGGGGGGACAAGGGGTACTACAAGATCTGCAGGGGCTCCAACGTGCGCAACAAGTGCGGCGTCGACTCCATGGTCTCCACGGTGTCCGCCACGCACGCCTCGAAGGAGGAGTAG